The following nucleotide sequence is from Terriglobia bacterium.
AGTGCGATGTTTCGCTGCGTCGAACACCGGCATCTCCCGGAGAAGCTGGCGCGTGCTCAACCGATAAGGTTCGCCAGCTTCCGAATGAAGACGCAAAGCGTGGGCAGTGATTCCGCCAGAACAACTCATGAGATTCAACGTGAGTACAGGCGCACTGAGCTCGTCGCAAAGCAGGCCAAGGCTTGCCCAAATGTCACGACGGTCCTCCATTTCACTGTCTGAGGCGAGCTGCGTTATTAGTGACGCAAGTGGCCGTCCTGCATCGAGAGCATGACTGTCGCCGGTCGAAACAGCGGCGAGTTCGGCAATCGGAATTCCCTTGGCTGGCAGCCGTCTAGCAATAGCAATGGCGGATATCAGAAGCTTATTCGCCGATTCCGGATCGCCGCCGAGTCTTCGCAGCAAACCCGTCCGTTCCAACCGCTCGATCCATATAACGAGGTGTGCGTCATCACGTATACGCTCGCGTGCTTCATCGAAAAGTCTGTGCCAGCGTTCTTCGAGCACGCGCCGTTCGTCGCGAAGATTCCGGATGGGACCTGCCAAACCTTCGACCGCCTCGCCGAGCGATGCACAGATCTCGCCATGACGGAGAAGACGTTCCAATTCCGGAAGTTTGACTGCGATGGCGCTGCCAATTTGAGCAGGTTTCCCAAACAGCTTGCAGATCGCGTCTCGCTGGGCGGGTGCGGGATTCGTTAAAACGATGCGGCCTTCAAGAAGTTCGCCGCGCTCGAGCTTCCGGCGCAGCCGATCAACGAGCCATCGCAGTTCCGGCTTGCCAAGAGTTGCCCGCAACCGTTCCAGATCAGATGCCATCATTGGATTCGTTTCCGGCGGACTACCCATCACGAACTTTCTCGTTTCCATTCCAAACCCAGCGCGTCAAGCAAACCGCATCGATTCCGGGCCGCGTTGAGAGTTGGTAGATAGCAACGCCGCGAAGGGTCGAATAACACGCCCATTCCCGCTCG
It contains:
- a CDS encoding TIGR02679 family protein, which encodes METRKFVMGSPPETNPMMASDLERLRATLGKPELRWLVDRLRRKLERGELLEGRIVLTNPAPAQRDAICKLFGKPAQIGSAIAVKLPELERLLRHGEICASLGEAVEGLAGPIRNLRDERRVLEERWHRLFDEARERIRDDAHLVIWIERLERTGLLRRLGGDPESANKLLISAIAIARRLPAKGIPIAELAAVSTGDSHALDAGRPLASLITQLASDSEMEDRRDIWASLGLLCDELSAPVLTLNLMSCSGGITAHALRLHSEAGEPYRLSTRQLLREMPVFDAAKHRTVYICENPTVVAAAASQLGPKSAPIVCTEGQPRTACRVLLERLTESGVALAYHGDFDWPGIQIANVLYRRHGFTPWRFSVNDYCRESGSLSLAGAPIEASWDPDLSRAMIEAGHAIHEEQLLEILLLDLS